The following coding sequences are from one uncultured Bacteroides sp. window:
- a CDS encoding SusC/RagA family TonB-linked outer membrane protein, translating into MKIRLLFLASLLFLGLTSLCAQILVKGVVVDKSGLAIPGVTIRVVNKSILSVTGVDGQYSINVPPASTLSFSFVGMVTQEIVVGKKRHIDVTMSEEAAELDEVVVTAVGIKQQKKKLGYTTQQVSSQTIEESHSLNLGNALSGQVAGLSVTNPTGIFQAPTFSLRGKTPLIVVDGIPVESDMFDIPNDDVESINVLKGTSASALYGFRGKNGAILITTKRAKKEGIEVTASLSSMVSAGFTVFPKTQNQYGSGSEGKYEFWDGADGGISDGDMTWGPKFVPGLKVKQWNSPIRNKNTGETIDWWGNVKGSIYDDRSLYERVPIAFEQHDNLKEFLQTGIITKANFSVAYKGKKSNTYVSGSYANQRGQVPNTSVNTGGITFNHNYNLTNNLTLDLNLAYNKVYSPNYPRYGYGPKNHMYTIMLWMSDDVDIRELKKHLYRVDQPGYVQANYNYAWYNNPYFMAYDMTQEHNRDVINGQAKLRWDITPEFSLQGRASGRSQMLFEDMNVPKSYMNYGDSRNGDYKDWNTRQLNIDADLLATYSHAFSRDLSFTLNGGMSSFYKRYQKEYQTTDGLIVPFVYNLSNSQGPVNATNSLIEKAVNSVYGMANLDIYNAFFLTVTGRNDWSSTLPKKNNSYFYPSVALSTLVSEYVTLPKAVDYLKLHGSWAVVSSDLDPYSIVSTYANSTLYGSTPSVTYPSSLTNPNIKPQKTTSYEVGLSTSFMKNRISLDLTYYHVIDENQIINLPISEASGYTSRKVNGNVSKTNGLEIMLGAEPIRSRKFSWKFTSNWTTSVRKLTKIYGDMPTYGNLKVGDRTDAIYATVWQKSADGRLILDAKGMPIKDSYVAKVGNADPDVRFGFQNVIKIDKVRVNVDFDGVIGGTLISKTHQKMWWAGKHPKSVTWRDAEYAAGKYVYVPNGVVVTGGKLERDVNGNVISDTRTYEENTTAVSWQSWSQNYPYRAAVTEKESKEFANTFKRTYLKLRRVAISYDITNMIGKKIFKGLDLTLFGNNLLVLKKIPYLDPDFGPSDSDLQDPSSRYVGLSATAKF; encoded by the coding sequence ATGAAAATTAGATTATTATTCTTAGCGAGTCTTTTATTCCTAGGACTGACCTCTCTTTGTGCCCAAATATTGGTAAAAGGGGTTGTTGTCGATAAATCAGGCCTGGCTATTCCTGGAGTTACTATAAGGGTAGTGAATAAATCTATTCTATCAGTGACGGGAGTTGATGGACAGTATTCTATTAATGTACCACCTGCCTCAACGCTCTCATTTTCGTTTGTAGGTATGGTTACTCAAGAAATTGTTGTAGGTAAAAAGAGACATATTGATGTTACGATGTCTGAAGAGGCCGCCGAATTAGACGAGGTGGTGGTAACAGCTGTGGGGATTAAACAGCAGAAAAAGAAATTGGGATATACCACTCAGCAAGTCAGTTCACAAACAATTGAAGAATCCCATTCACTTAATTTAGGTAATGCGTTATCTGGTCAGGTTGCTGGTTTAAGTGTGACGAACCCAACCGGAATCTTTCAGGCACCGACTTTTTCACTGCGTGGTAAGACGCCACTAATTGTCGTTGACGGGATTCCTGTTGAATCGGATATGTTTGATATCCCTAATGACGATGTAGAAAGTATTAACGTGTTGAAAGGTACTTCAGCTTCTGCACTCTATGGTTTTAGAGGAAAGAACGGTGCCATTCTTATCACCACCAAGCGAGCTAAAAAAGAGGGTATTGAAGTTACAGCTTCTCTTTCATCAATGGTTTCAGCCGGATTTACTGTTTTCCCGAAGACACAGAACCAATATGGTAGTGGTTCGGAAGGGAAATATGAGTTTTGGGATGGGGCTGATGGTGGTATCTCGGATGGAGATATGACTTGGGGACCCAAATTCGTCCCAGGTTTGAAAGTAAAACAATGGAATAGTCCGATACGCAACAAGAACACCGGTGAAACGATTGACTGGTGGGGTAATGTGAAAGGCTCTATTTATGATGATCGTTCACTCTATGAACGTGTGCCTATCGCCTTTGAACAGCATGATAATTTAAAGGAGTTTTTGCAGACGGGTATTATTACGAAAGCCAATTTTTCTGTGGCATACAAAGGTAAGAAATCAAATACATATGTGTCTGGTAGTTATGCCAACCAACGTGGACAGGTACCCAATACAAGTGTCAACACGGGGGGCATCACCTTTAACCACAATTATAACTTAACGAATAATCTTACACTCGATCTTAACTTGGCTTATAATAAAGTTTATTCTCCTAACTATCCTCGCTATGGTTATGGTCCCAAAAATCACATGTATACCATCATGCTTTGGATGAGCGATGACGTGGATATACGTGAGTTAAAGAAGCATCTTTATCGTGTAGACCAACCGGGATATGTGCAAGCAAACTATAACTATGCTTGGTATAACAACCCTTATTTTATGGCGTATGATATGACGCAGGAGCATAATAGAGATGTTATAAATGGACAGGCAAAGTTGAGATGGGACATCACGCCTGAATTCAGTTTGCAAGGGCGCGCTTCAGGTCGTTCTCAAATGCTATTTGAAGACATGAATGTTCCTAAGTCTTATATGAATTATGGAGATTCACGCAATGGCGATTATAAAGATTGGAATACTCGTCAGCTTAATATTGATGCAGATTTGCTAGCTACTTATTCACATGCTTTCTCTCGTGATTTATCTTTTACCCTGAATGGTGGTATGTCTTCTTTTTATAAGAGATACCAAAAGGAATATCAAACAACGGATGGACTTATTGTTCCTTTTGTTTATAATCTAAGTAATAGTCAGGGCCCTGTGAATGCTACTAACTCATTGATTGAGAAAGCCGTGAATAGTGTTTATGGTATGGCTAATTTAGATATCTACAATGCTTTCTTCTTAACGGTTACAGGCCGTAATGACTGGTCGTCTACCTTACCAAAGAAGAATAATTCTTATTTTTATCCATCGGTAGCACTCAGTACATTAGTTTCTGAATATGTAACATTGCCAAAGGCTGTAGATTATTTGAAACTACATGGCTCATGGGCGGTTGTTTCAAGCGATCTTGATCCTTATAGCATTGTTTCTACTTATGCCAATAGTACACTCTACGGATCTACCCCATCTGTGACGTATCCGTCTAGTTTGACTAATCCTAATATTAAGCCTCAGAAAACGACCTCTTATGAAGTTGGTCTTTCTACATCGTTTATGAAAAACCGTATTAGCTTGGACCTTACATACTATCATGTTATTGATGAGAACCAGATTATTAATCTACCTATATCTGAAGCATCAGGATATACTTCTCGCAAAGTAAACGGTAATGTAAGCAAAACGAATGGTTTGGAAATCATGTTGGGAGCAGAGCCTATTAGAAGTAGAAAATTTAGTTGGAAGTTTACGAGCAACTGGACTACTAGTGTACGTAAACTAACGAAGATTTATGGGGATATGCCTACATATGGTAATTTGAAAGTTGGTGATCGTACAGATGCCATTTACGCTACTGTATGGCAGAAAAGTGCTGACGGGCGACTGATCTTAGATGCTAAAGGTATGCCGATAAAAGATAGCTATGTAGCTAAAGTAGGCAATGCAGATCCTGATGTGCGTTTTGGCTTTCAAAATGTGATAAAAATAGATAAAGTTCGTGTTAATGTAGATTTTGATGGGGTAATAGGCGGTACGCTGATATCGAAGACTCATCAAAAGATGTGGTGGGCTGGGAAACATCCTAAATCGGTAACCTGGCGTGATGCCGAATATGCAGCTGGAAAATACGTCTATGTGCCCAATGGGGTAGTTGTAACAGGTGGTAAATTGGAACGAGACGTGAATGGCAATGTGATTTCGGATACACGTACTTACGAAGAAAACACCACTGCTGTAAGTTGGCAAAGTTGGTCGCAAAACTATCCATATCGTGCTGCGGTTACAGAGAAGGAGAGCAAAGAGTTCGCAAATACTTTTAAAAGAACATACCTCAAGTTGCGTCGTGTTGCCATTAGCTACGACATCACAAACATGATTGGGAAGAAAATATTTAAAGGGCTTGATTTAACTCTCTTTGGCAATAATCTTTTAGTCTTGAAAAAAATACCTTATCTTGACCCTGATTTTGGACCATCGGATAGTGACTTACAAGATCCTTCTTCGCGCTATGTAGGGCTTAGTGCTACAGCTAAATTTTAA
- a CDS encoding SusD/RagB family nutrient-binding outer membrane lipoprotein, with the protein MKKNIYIFLLMVLTLSACDSFGDMNTDPNKVEQTHPQLLLTNVCWEAFSETGTSPLYAMHCLVQSDGENSEQFYKWTRGSFSYYSDLRNVNKMQEEAEKISAKGYVALAHFFRAWYFYKLTLTFGDIPYSDALKGESEDKYTPVYDTQESVFTGILAELKMADEMLAAEKDALSGDIIFGGNLAAWRKTINAFRLKVLLTLSKHADDASSTIKQDFAAIVSSSPLMTSPSDNAQLVFLNQEGNRYPEFNSSSFGSGMYMDSTFVALLAQKKDPRLFTFCTQTKNAKDAGLAIDDFSSYDGGDPAAAYAKVNAKAVAGKISKPNPRFYASPTNEPLILMGYSEQELILAEAVVRGWISGDASAHYQNAVKASFKFYETYASGYEAYLTEAAAATYLSLPEVELSSSLTAEQKIQRIIEQRYIPSFFQGMWTSFFNYLRTGYPALRRPAGVDVPNRWMYPQDEYNNNTENVKAALQRQFSGQDRISDATWWNK; encoded by the coding sequence ATGAAAAAGAATATATATATTTTCCTTTTGATGGTATTGACTCTTTCAGCTTGCGATAGCTTTGGAGATATGAATACTGATCCGAATAAAGTAGAGCAAACTCATCCCCAGCTTTTATTAACGAATGTTTGTTGGGAGGCTTTTAGTGAGACTGGCACCAGTCCTTTATATGCAATGCACTGTTTGGTACAATCGGATGGTGAGAACAGTGAACAGTTTTATAAATGGACACGTGGCTCTTTCTCCTACTATTCTGATTTGAGAAATGTGAATAAGATGCAAGAGGAAGCAGAAAAAATCAGTGCAAAAGGTTATGTTGCTTTGGCTCACTTTTTTAGGGCATGGTATTTCTATAAACTGACGCTTACTTTTGGAGATATCCCTTATTCAGATGCTCTGAAAGGTGAAAGCGAAGACAAATATACTCCTGTCTATGATACGCAAGAGAGCGTGTTTACAGGTATTCTTGCTGAGCTGAAGATGGCTGATGAAATGTTGGCTGCCGAAAAAGACGCTTTGAGCGGTGATATTATTTTTGGTGGCAATCTTGCTGCTTGGAGAAAAACGATTAATGCTTTTCGCCTGAAAGTATTGCTTACCCTTAGCAAACATGCTGACGATGCTTCTAGCACGATCAAACAAGATTTTGCTGCCATAGTATCTTCCTCTCCGTTGATGACTTCGCCTTCGGATAATGCACAATTGGTTTTCCTCAATCAAGAAGGTAATCGTTATCCGGAGTTCAATAGTAGCTCTTTTGGCTCGGGTATGTATATGGACTCTACTTTTGTAGCATTGTTAGCACAGAAAAAAGATCCTCGCTTGTTCACTTTCTGCACACAGACAAAAAATGCGAAAGATGCTGGTCTGGCTATTGATGATTTTAGCAGTTATGATGGCGGAGACCCTGCTGCTGCTTATGCTAAGGTAAATGCTAAAGCTGTTGCTGGAAAAATATCAAAACCGAACCCTCGTTTCTATGCTAGTCCAACGAATGAGCCTCTGATCTTGATGGGCTATAGCGAGCAAGAGTTAATCTTGGCTGAAGCAGTAGTACGAGGCTGGATTTCGGGAGATGCGTCTGCACATTATCAAAACGCGGTAAAGGCATCGTTTAAGTTTTATGAAACTTACGCATCCGGCTATGAAGCTTACTTGACAGAAGCTGCAGCAGCAACTTACTTGTCATTGCCTGAAGTAGAGCTCTCTTCTTCACTTACTGCTGAACAAAAGATTCAACGGATCATAGAGCAACGTTATATACCCTCTTTCTTTCAAGGAATGTGGACATCCTTCTTTAACTATTTGCGCACAGGCTATCCTGCCTTGCGTCGTCCCGCAGGTGTTGATGTTCCTAACCGATGGATGTATCCTCAAGATGAGTATAATAACAATACTGAAAATGTGAAAGCTGCTTTGCAGAGACAATTCTCTGGTCAAGATAGAATTAGTGATGCCACATGGTGGAATAAATAA
- a CDS encoding metallophosphoesterase family protein produces MRTKFFILFLAVAAFAIAANPPVLKFKNGNFKIVQFTDVHWNTAAKSKLKNDSTLMVIRAVLDAEKPDMVIFTGDVVVSKGVLKGWDDLLVPIEERKIPFAVTFGNHDTETDLPKEKILEYLMKNPYNLTTDAGRGIDGVGNCVLPIFDSKGKKDLWNLYLFDSNAYTNDSTLGYYDWVKKSQINWYVDQSNKIKEREDRVVPALAFFHIPVPEYEYVRLQKSTPGNKTEQVCSPAVNSGLFFAFMKQKDVKATFVGHDHNNDFVGTLGGIKLCYGRKTGFNSYGSLERGGRVIELKPDGEMTTHVRTMSGVYLP; encoded by the coding sequence ATGAGAACGAAGTTTTTTATTTTATTTTTAGCAGTTGCTGCTTTTGCTATTGCAGCTAACCCACCTGTTTTGAAGTTTAAAAACGGTAATTTCAAAATAGTACAATTTACCGATGTTCATTGGAATACCGCAGCAAAGTCTAAGTTGAAAAATGATAGCACATTGATGGTGATTCGTGCGGTACTGGATGCCGAAAAGCCTGATATGGTCATTTTTACAGGAGATGTAGTGGTTTCTAAGGGAGTTCTTAAAGGTTGGGACGATTTGCTCGTACCAATAGAAGAGCGTAAAATTCCGTTTGCCGTTACTTTCGGTAATCATGATACAGAGACTGATTTACCAAAAGAGAAAATATTGGAATATCTAATGAAGAACCCTTATAATCTGACTACGGATGCCGGAAGGGGAATTGACGGAGTAGGTAATTGTGTGCTGCCCATTTTTGACTCTAAAGGCAAGAAGGATTTATGGAATCTTTATCTTTTTGATTCTAATGCTTATACCAATGATTCTACATTGGGTTATTATGATTGGGTTAAGAAGAGTCAGATAAATTGGTATGTAGATCAAAGTAACAAGATAAAAGAAAGAGAAGATAGAGTGGTTCCTGCGTTGGCTTTCTTTCATATCCCAGTGCCGGAGTACGAATATGTGCGTTTGCAAAAATCGACTCCTGGAAATAAAACAGAACAAGTTTGTTCTCCAGCAGTAAATAGCGGTTTGTTTTTCGCTTTTATGAAACAGAAAGATGTCAAAGCTACTTTTGTAGGGCATGATCACAATAATGATTTTGTGGGCACATTGGGCGGAATCAAGTTGTGCTATGGGCGCAAAACAGGCTTTAATTCTTACGGCTCTCTAGAGCGTGGTGGACGTGTGATAGAACTCAAACCTGATGGGGAGATGACAACACATGTACGCACTATGTCAGGAGTCTATCTGCCTTAA
- a CDS encoding endonuclease/exonuclease/phosphatase family protein: protein MNNKGHRRVLTACILLVAASTLVNAQSKRVPFRVMFWNVENLFDCKHDSLKNDYQFLPTAMRVWNHRRYRKKLVDIARTITAVGEWTPPALVGLCEVENDSVMRDLTRYSPLKQEEYQYIITHSPDRRGIDVALLYQEGRFKLLQREAIRIPYSGKHQYPTRDILHATGLVSHKDTLDVFVVHLPSRLGGQKASEPNRIHVARILKQSVDRLFANRLHPKVLIMGDFNDYPDCRSITEILGAIAPPTHPEPLHLYNLLANRAKKRNYGSYKYKGEWNLLDQLIVSGTLLNPENHFSTNEKKAQIVHLPFLLKEDEKYGGKEPFRTYNGIRYQGGFSDHLPVFVDF, encoded by the coding sequence ATGAATAACAAAGGGCATCGAAGAGTGCTAACTGCATGCATACTGCTAGTTGCAGCAAGCACCTTGGTAAATGCACAAAGCAAGCGAGTTCCGTTTCGCGTGATGTTTTGGAATGTAGAAAATCTGTTCGACTGTAAGCACGACTCACTAAAGAATGATTATCAGTTTTTACCTACCGCTATGCGAGTTTGGAATCACCGTCGGTATAGAAAGAAATTGGTAGACATCGCTCGCACCATTACTGCTGTTGGTGAATGGACACCTCCGGCGTTAGTGGGACTATGCGAGGTAGAGAATGACAGTGTAATGAGAGATCTCACACGCTACTCCCCTTTGAAACAAGAAGAATATCAATATATCATTACTCATTCTCCCGACCGCCGAGGTATTGACGTGGCTTTATTGTATCAAGAAGGACGATTCAAATTGCTCCAAAGGGAAGCAATCCGTATTCCTTATTCAGGAAAACATCAATATCCGACCAGAGATATTTTACATGCCACGGGGTTAGTGAGTCATAAAGATACTTTAGATGTTTTTGTGGTGCATCTACCTTCACGCCTTGGAGGTCAAAAAGCATCTGAGCCCAACCGCATCCATGTTGCCCGAATTTTGAAGCAGAGTGTCGACCGTTTGTTTGCCAACCGTCTGCATCCCAAAGTTCTGATTATGGGCGACTTTAATGACTATCCCGACTGCCGTTCTATCACAGAGATACTCGGTGCAATTGCCCCTCCCACACATCCCGAGCCTTTACATTTGTACAACTTATTGGCTAATAGAGCTAAAAAGCGTAATTACGGTTCCTATAAATACAAAGGAGAATGGAATCTGCTCGACCAACTCATTGTATCGGGCACATTGCTCAACCCTGAGAATCATTTTAGCACCAACGAGAAGAAAGCGCAAATAGTCCATTTGCCCTTCTTACTAAAAGAAGATGAAAAATATGGCGGAAAAGAGCCATTCAGAACATATAACGGAATAAGATATCAAGGCGGTTTTAGCGACCACCTGCCCGTGTTCGTGGACTTCTAG